Proteins from one Triplophysa dalaica isolate WHDGS20190420 chromosome 6, ASM1584641v1, whole genome shotgun sequence genomic window:
- the tgfbrap1 gene encoding transforming growth factor-beta receptor-associated protein 1 homolog codes for MSVKAFELVPAVEREQVMGDKVRINIECIECCGKHLYLGTNDCFIHHFLLEEHTTAKGMPAYNAQKLLHKFLGLKKPVLELKAASALERLIVLCDSTITVVDMVTLEPVPTGGNKLKGVTAFCINENPVTGDPFCVEIAVVSARKRAVQICLVYEDRLQVLKEVATPEQPCALSLDGYFICLALSTQYMILNYSTAASQDLFPYDCEERKPIVKRIGREEFLLAAPGGLGMFANAEGISQRAPVSWSENVIAASVCFPYVVALDEGFVTVHSMLDQQLKQTLPFRDGHLLQDFEGKMVLASTKAVYILVPLPLDRQIQDLLVSHRVEEALTLTEAAQRNIPKEKYQILYKRILQQAGFIQFGQLKFLEAKEHFRKGQLDVRELISLYPLLLPASSTFTRSHPPLHEFADLNHLTQGDKEKVQRFKRFLISYLHEVRSVESANGFREDVDTALLKLYAETGHDSLLDLLASDNACLLTDCAPWLEKHLKYFALGLLYHYNGQDSAALQMWVKIVKGDLQDSTRPDLFEYVVDFLSFCSNLDLVWRHADWALQRDQKIGVQIFTKRPDSEGKRGHLNPDDVIGYLQKHNKALVLYLEHLVLEKRLKKEKYHTHLAVLYADRVLGLISRPTVTEEQLSAARQKLQHLLKESSLYRVQLLLNKLQDCELLLPERATLHGKLEEHDKALHILVHQLKDSPAAEEYCSWASVNQDQAYRQNLFHQLLSVYLDPDVPGGPQTIAAVDLLNRHANVFDAVRVLDLLPEEWSLPLLRPFLCGALRSSVHAGCTSRVAVGLARAENLQLKHDRLKYRGGPILVSEKKGCKLCHNTFSEPDCACLPGGTPVHIHCVTKKALVIPVERQQENAHHSNHT; via the exons ATGAGTGTGAAAGCTTTCGAGCTTGTTCCCGCCGTGGAGCGGGAACAGGTGATGGGCGACAAGGTGCGAATTAACATTGAATGCATTGAATGCTGTGGTAAACACCTGTATTTGGGCACCAACGACTGCTTCATACATCACTTCCTACTAGAGGAGCACACAACAGCCAAGGGCATGCCGGCATACAACGCCCAGAAGCTCCTACATAAATTCCTTGGCTTAAAAAAGCCGGTGTTGGAGCTGAAAGCTGCCTCTGCTTTAGAACGTCTCATTGTTCTTTGTGATTCAACCATCACTGTTGTGGACATGGTTACCCTTGAACCTGTGCCCACTGGAGGAAATAAACTGAAAGGTGTGACTGCGTTTTGTATTAATGAGAACCCGGTGACGGGAGACCCGTTCTGCGTAGAAATAGCGGTGGTGTCAGCACGCAAACGGGCTGTCCAGATCTGTTTGGTCTATGAGGACCGGTTACAAGTGTTAAAGGAAGTAGCCACACCGGAGCAGCCCTGCGCCCTGAGCCTGGATGGGTACTTTATCTGCCTGGCCCTGTCCACACAGTATATGATTCTGAACTACAGCACGGCAGCATCTCAGGATCTTTTTCCGTACGACTGTGAAGAAAGGAAACCTATCGTTAAAAGGATCGGCCGGGAAGAGTTTCTACTGGCTGCCCCCGGGGGTCTCG GGATGTTTGCTAACGCGGAGGGCATATCTCAGCGCGCACCGGTGAGCTGGTCAGAGAACGTGATCGCAGCATCTGTGTGCTTTCCATATGTGGTTGCGCTGGACGAAGGTTTTGTGACTGTTCACAGCATGTTGGACCAGCAGCTCAAACAGACGCTCCCTTTCAGAGATGGACACCTACTGCAAGATTTTGAAG GTAAGATGGTGTTGGCCTCTACAAAGGCAGTGTATATACTGGTTCCTCTCCCTCTGGATCGTCAGATCCAAGACCTGTTGGTGAGCCATCGAGTCGAGGAGGCCCTGACTCTTACAGAGGCCGCGCAGAGAAACATTCCCAAGGAAAAGTATCAG attttgTACAAAAGAATTCTCCAGCAAGCAGGATTCATCCAATTTGGCCAGCTTAAATTTTTAGAAGCAAAAGAACATTTTAG GAAAGGACAGCTGGACGTTCGAGAACTGATCTCCCTGTATCCTCTTCTCCTGCCCGCCTCTTCCACTTTCACGCGGAGTCATCCTCCGCTTCACGAATTCGCCGATCTAAACCACCTAACGCAGGGTGACAAGGAGAAAGTTCAGCGCTTCAAACGCTTCCTCATCAGCTATTTGCACGAGGTGCGCAGCGTCGAAAGTGCTAACGGTTTCCGAGAAGATGTGGACACGGCGCTGTTGAAACTCTATGCAGAGACAGGTCATGACAGTCTACTGGACTTGTTGGCCTCGGACAACGCTTGCCTTCTGACAGACTGCGCCCCCTGGCTGGAGAAACATCTCAA GTATTTTGCTCTTGGGCTTCTGTATCACTACAATGGCCAAGATTCTGCTGCTTTACAG ATGTGGGTTAAGATTGTCAAGGGGGATCTCCAGGACTCAACTCGACCAGATCTCTTTGAGTATGTCGTAGACTTTCTTAGTTTCTGTTCTAACCTTGACCTTGTGTGGCGGCATGCAGATTGGGCACTACAGAGAGATCAGAAG ATTGGTGTCCAGATCTTCACCAAAAGGCCTGACTCTGAAGGGAAGAGGGGGCATTTAAATCCAGATGATGTGATTGGGTATTTGCAGAAGCACAATAAAGCCCTTGTGCTTTACCTGGAACACCTGGTATTAGAGAAGAGATTGAAG AAAGAGAAGTATCACACCCATCTGGCTGTGCTGTATGCAGACAGAGTGCTCGGGCTGATCTCGAGACCAACCGTCACCGAGGAACAATTGTCCGCTGCCCGCCAGAAACTACAACACTTACTAAAGGAGTCCAGTCTGTACAGAGTACAGTTATTATTAA ATAAACTTCAGGACTGCGAGCTGTTACTACCTGAGCGCGCTACACTACATGGAAAGTTGGAGGAACATGATAAAGCCTTGCACATTCTGGTGCACCAGCTGAAAGACTCGCCTGCAGCTGAGGAATACTGCTCCTGGGCATCTGTAAATCAGGACCAGGCGTACCGTCAGAACCTTTTCCACCAACTCCTGAGTGTTTATCTGGACCCAGATGTACCGGGAGGACCACAAACCATAGCTGCTGTAGACTTGCTTAACCGGCACGCTAACGTTTTTGATGCGGTGCGGGTGTTGGACCTCCTCCCGGAGGAGTGGTCTTTACCACTGCTCCGCCCTTTTCTTTGCGGGGCACTGAGGTCCAGCGTGCACGCAGGGTGCACTTCCCGGGTTGCAGTAGGGCTGGCCCGTGCAGAAAACCTCCAGCTTAAGCATGACAGG CTGAAGTATCGAGGTGGGCCAATATTAGTGTCTGAAAAGAAGGGATGCAAGCTGTGCCACAATACCTTTAGTGAGCCAGACTGTGCCTGCTTGCCCGGCGGAACACCTGTTCATATTCACTGTGTCACCAAAAAAGCCCTGGTCATACCTGTAGAGCGGCAGCAAGAGAATGCCCACCACAGCAACCACACATGA